A stretch of Triticum aestivum cultivar Chinese Spring chromosome 1D, IWGSC CS RefSeq v2.1, whole genome shotgun sequence DNA encodes these proteins:
- the LOC123181851 gene encoding 7-hydroxymethyl chlorophyll a reductase, chloroplastic, producing the protein MIAMAARCFFHFSPKPCLSFTPRCSSSSPPAPGGKGKGKALREDWRERSKPIPPGGVYPAKDKCSRCGLCDTYYIAHVNNACAFLGDGMSRVEDLEPVVHGRGRKDTMDEMYYGVHEQLLYARKMEPVQGAQWTGIVTTIAVEMLKSNMVDAVVCVQSDPDDRFAPRPVLARTPEEVIAARGVKPTLSPNLDTLALVEAAGVKRLLFCGVGCQVQALRSVEKYLGLEKLYVLGTNCVDNGTREGLDKFLNAASSEPETVLHYEFMQDYKVHLKHLDGHIEEVPYFSLPANDLVDVIAPSCYSCFDYTNGLADLVVGYMGVPKYSGVSMTQHPQYITVRNERGREMLSLIEGLLESTPTVSSGARQPFVMETVKADDAAKMGKGPANPAPIFVGNIIAFLLNLIGPKGLEFGRYSLDYHTIRNYLYVNRAWGRARAEQHMPSYAKKIVEAYNKDGRIDAMLEQNKP; encoded by the exons ATGATCGCCATGGCCGCGCGCTGCTTCTTCCACTTCTCCCCTAAACCCTGCCTCTCCTTCACCCcacggtgctcctcctcctccccgccagcGCCAG GGGGGAAGGGAAAGGGGAAGGCGCTGAGGGAGGACTGGCGAGAGAGATCCAAGCCCATCCCTCCCGGAGGCGTCTACCCGGCCAAGGACAAGTGCAGCCGCTGCGGCCTCTGCGACACCTACTACATCGCCCACGTCAACAACGCCTGCGCCTTCCTCGGGGACGGCATGTCCCGTGTCGAG GATCTGGAACCAGTGGTCCATGGGAGGGGCAGGAAGGACACCATGGATGAAATGTACTACGGGGTGCACGAGCAGCTCCTCTATGCCAGGAAAATGGAACCTGTTCAAG GAGCCCAGTGGACAGGAATAGTCACAACAATCGCAGTTGAGATGCTGAAATCAAATATGGTTGATGCCGTGGTTTGTGTACAAAG TGACCCAGACGATAGGTTTGCCCCAAGGCCTGTTTTAGCCAG GACACCAGAAGAAGTGATTGCAGCCAGAGGTGTCAAGCCAACATTATCACCTAATCTCGATACACTAGCCTTAGTAGAG GCAGCTGGTGTAAAGCGTCTTCTCTTTTGTGGTGTCGGTTGTCAAGTGCAAG CTTTGAGATCTGTAGAGAAGTACCTTGGCTTGGAAAAGCTTTATGTGCTCGGCACAAACTGTG TGGACAACGGCACTCGTGAAGGACTTGATAAATTTTTGAATGCTGCAAGCAGTGAACCAGAAACTGTTCTGCATTACGAATTTATGCAAGACTACAAG GTTCACTTAAAGCATTTGGATGGGCATATAGAAGAG GTCCCGTATTTTTCCCTGCCAGCCAATGATTTGGTGGATGTCATTGCACCGTCATGCTACAG CTGCTTTGACTACACAAATGGCTTGGCG GATTTAGTGGTGGGCTATATGGGAGTACCGAAATATTCTGGTGTTTCTATGACTCAGCACCCTCAGTATATTACAGTCAG GAACGAGCGAGGGAGGGAGATGCTCAGCCTGATAGAGGGCCTTTTGGAGAGCACGCCAACAGTTAGCAGT GGTGCTAGACAACCATTTGTGATGGAGACAGTGAAAGCCGACGATGCAGCGAAAATGG GAAAAGGCCCTGCTAATCCAGCTCCCATATTTGTGGGCAACATCATCGCCTTCCTGCTAAATCTG ATTGGGCCCAAGGGCCTGGAGTTTGGTCGCTACTCTCTGGATTACCACACGATAAGGAACTACCTGTATGTGAACCGGGCATGGGGAAGGGCAAG AGCGGAGCAGCATATGCCATCGTATGCCAAGAAAATCGTGGAGGCGTACAACAAGGACGGACGCATCGACGCAATGCTTGAGCAGAATAAACCGTGA